A portion of the Oryzias melastigma strain HK-1 linkage group LG1, ASM292280v2, whole genome shotgun sequence genome contains these proteins:
- the scrn2 gene encoding secernin-2 isoform X3, producing MAEPPMSCDCFVSLPPGSRDDHVIFGKNSDRPRDEVQEVAYYPGTSNPPGSMLECTFIQIPQVEQTHAVVLSKPAWMWGAEMGANDQGVCIGNEAVWTREPVAPGEALLGMDLVRLGLERGGSARAALTVITDLLEQHGQGGQCREDPEPFSYHNTFLLVDRHEAWVLETAGRFWVAQKVSEGVKNISNQLTISTDISAEHPELRSVAQAQGWWDGQGDFNFSQTFSPENPPARMELAKQRYKGGTALIQQHNGSMTAEVMMSILRDKPSGICMDSGGFCTTGSMVSVLPRDTNLPCIHFFTATPDPSRSIFKPFIFSDCPTRVLRVVSPQFGPDDPVRKQPRFQSRVDRRHDLYKAHQVARSNMESKPDEGLAVYDILRDLESQCLSEISAMLNGEIPGDELGDLFFDCVDTEIKFYQ from the exons ATGGCAGAGCCCCCCATGTCATGTGACTGTTTTGTGTCCTTGCCCCCTGGCTCTCGGGATGACCATGTCATTTTTGGGAAGAACTCGGACCGTCCCCGGGATGAGGTGCAGGAGGTCGCCTACTATCCTGGGACATCAAATCCTCCAGGCTCCATGCTGGAG tgTACGTTCATCCAAATCCCTCAGGTAGAGCAGACTCATGCTGTCGTCCTCAGCAAACCTGCCTGGATGTGGGGCGCCGAGATGGGAGCAAATGACCAAGGAGTGTGTATTGGTAATGAGGCGGTCTGGACCAGAGAGCCCGTGGCCCCCGGAGAGGCTCTGCTGGGCATGGACCTGGTTCG GCTTGGGCTGGAGCGTGGCGGCAGCGCCCGGGCAGCGCTGACGGTGATCACCGACCTCCTGGAGCAGCACGGCCAGGGGGGGCAGTGCAGGGAAGATCCTGAGCCCTTCAGCTACCACAACACCTTCCTCCTGGTGGACCGCCATGAGGCCTGGGTGCTGGAGACTGCTGGAAGGTTCTGGGTGGCGCAAAAAGTGTCAG AGGGCGTAAAGAACATCTCCAACCAGTTGACGATTAGTACAGACATCTCAGCCGAGCATCCAGAGCTGCGGAGCGTGGCCCAGGCTCAGGGCTGGTGGGACGGCCAAGGAGACTTCAACTTTTCTCAGACTTTTAGCCCAGAGAACCCTCCTGCTAGGATGGAGTTAGCCAAGCAGCGCTACAAAGGCGGCACTGCATTAATCCAACAGCACAATG GCTCAATGACAGCAGAGGTGATGATGTCCATTCTGAGGGACAAACCCAGTGGGATCTGCATGGACTCTGGGGGCTTTTGTACTACAGGCAGCATGGTGTCTGTCCTACCTCGAGACACGAACCTGCCctgcattcacttcttcactgcCACCCCCGACCCATCGAG GTCCATATTCAAGCCTTTTATCTTCTCGGATTGTCCCACCCGAGTGCTGAGGGTGGTCTCCCCACAGTTTGGCCCCGACGACCCCGTCAGGAAGCAGCCGCGTTTCCAGAGCCGGGTGGACCGCAGACACGACCTGTACAAGGCCCACCAGGTGGCGCGGAGCAACATGGAGAGCAAGCCG GATGAAGGTCTAGCCGTCTACGACATCCTGAGAGACCTGGAGTCACAGTGTCTGAGTGAGATATCAGCCATGCTCAACGGGGAGATACCAGGAGACGAGCTGGGGGACCTGTTCTTTGACTGTGTGGACACAGAGATTAAGTTCTACCAGTGA
- the commd1 gene encoding COMM domain-containing protein 1 codes for MADVEVTKSLSGLLNGIAQKMFFNNDEITEELLKSELFPELPQDEFRALHDKMKGLLKSISTADMDHAQLEAFLTAQSKKQGGGGVSAEQAAALSRFWKSQRVRVRERLLAQSRWEPSLRGLSWRVDLQAASRQRDTEHGGPVALMELELSRTGQDSEFVCVEFNEAKVNDVLKKLSDIQESIDRIVHRT; via the exons atGGCGGACGTTGAAGTTACGAAGTCTTTGAGCGGTCTGTTAAATGGAATcgctcaaaaaatgtttttcaacaaCGACGAGAtcacagaggagctgctgaaaAGTGAGCTGTTCCCGGAGCTGCCGCAGGACGAGTTCAGGGCTCTGCACGACAAAATGAAAGGCCTCCTAAAG TCCATTTCCACAGCAGACATGGACCACGCTCAGCTGGAGGCCTTCCTCACAGCGCAGTCTAAGAAGCAGGGTGGCGGCGGGGTGAGCGCCGAGCAGGCCGCCGCCCTCTCCCGCTTCTGGAAGAGCCAACGAGTCCGCGTGCGGGAGCGGCTGCTGGCTCAGAGCCGCTGGGAGCCCAGCCTCAGgggcctctcctggagggtggaCCTGCAGGCCGCCAGCCGCCAGAGAGACACGGAGCACGGGGGCCCAGTCGCCCTGATGGAGCTGGAACTCAGCAGAACCGGACAG gACTCAGAGTTTGTATGTGTGGAGTTCAATGAAGCCAAAGTCAACGATGTTCTGAAAAAACTGTCCGACATCCAGGAAAGCATCGACAGAATTGTTCACAGAACCTGA
- the scrn2 gene encoding secernin-2 isoform X2, protein MCADNRATWRRDLRRLRMAEPPMSCDCFVSLPPGSRDDHVIFGKNSDRPRDEVQEVAYYPGTSNPPGSMLECTFIQIPQVEQTHAVVLSKPAWMWGAEMGANDQGVCIGNEAVWTREPVAPGEALLGMDLVRLGLERGGSARAALTVITDLLEQHGQGGQCREDPEPFSYHNTFLLVDRHEAWVLETAGRFWVAQKVSEGVKNISNQLTISTDISAEHPELRSVAQAQGWWDGQGDFNFSQTFSPENPPARMELAKQRYKGGTALIQQHNGSMTAEVMMSILRDKPSGICMDSGGFCTTGSMVSVLPRDTNLPCIHFFTATPDPSRSIFKPFIFSDCPTRVLRVVSPQFGPDDPVRKQPRFQSRVDRRHDLYKAHQVARSNMESKPDEGLAVYDILRDLESQCLSEISAMLNGEIPGDELGDLFFDCVDTEIKFYQ, encoded by the exons ATGTGCGCCGATAATAGAGCAACGTGGCGGCGGGATTTGCGGAGATTACG GATGGCAGAGCCCCCCATGTCATGTGACTGTTTTGTGTCCTTGCCCCCTGGCTCTCGGGATGACCATGTCATTTTTGGGAAGAACTCGGACCGTCCCCGGGATGAGGTGCAGGAGGTCGCCTACTATCCTGGGACATCAAATCCTCCAGGCTCCATGCTGGAG tgTACGTTCATCCAAATCCCTCAGGTAGAGCAGACTCATGCTGTCGTCCTCAGCAAACCTGCCTGGATGTGGGGCGCCGAGATGGGAGCAAATGACCAAGGAGTGTGTATTGGTAATGAGGCGGTCTGGACCAGAGAGCCCGTGGCCCCCGGAGAGGCTCTGCTGGGCATGGACCTGGTTCG GCTTGGGCTGGAGCGTGGCGGCAGCGCCCGGGCAGCGCTGACGGTGATCACCGACCTCCTGGAGCAGCACGGCCAGGGGGGGCAGTGCAGGGAAGATCCTGAGCCCTTCAGCTACCACAACACCTTCCTCCTGGTGGACCGCCATGAGGCCTGGGTGCTGGAGACTGCTGGAAGGTTCTGGGTGGCGCAAAAAGTGTCAG AGGGCGTAAAGAACATCTCCAACCAGTTGACGATTAGTACAGACATCTCAGCCGAGCATCCAGAGCTGCGGAGCGTGGCCCAGGCTCAGGGCTGGTGGGACGGCCAAGGAGACTTCAACTTTTCTCAGACTTTTAGCCCAGAGAACCCTCCTGCTAGGATGGAGTTAGCCAAGCAGCGCTACAAAGGCGGCACTGCATTAATCCAACAGCACAATG GCTCAATGACAGCAGAGGTGATGATGTCCATTCTGAGGGACAAACCCAGTGGGATCTGCATGGACTCTGGGGGCTTTTGTACTACAGGCAGCATGGTGTCTGTCCTACCTCGAGACACGAACCTGCCctgcattcacttcttcactgcCACCCCCGACCCATCGAG GTCCATATTCAAGCCTTTTATCTTCTCGGATTGTCCCACCCGAGTGCTGAGGGTGGTCTCCCCACAGTTTGGCCCCGACGACCCCGTCAGGAAGCAGCCGCGTTTCCAGAGCCGGGTGGACCGCAGACACGACCTGTACAAGGCCCACCAGGTGGCGCGGAGCAACATGGAGAGCAAGCCG GATGAAGGTCTAGCCGTCTACGACATCCTGAGAGACCTGGAGTCACAGTGTCTGAGTGAGATATCAGCCATGCTCAACGGGGAGATACCAGGAGACGAGCTGGGGGACCTGTTCTTTGACTGTGTGGACACAGAGATTAAGTTCTACCAGTGA
- the scrn2 gene encoding secernin-2 isoform X1 produces the protein MEVWAPLMKMPPDTQKMDGWMAEPPMSCDCFVSLPPGSRDDHVIFGKNSDRPRDEVQEVAYYPGTSNPPGSMLECTFIQIPQVEQTHAVVLSKPAWMWGAEMGANDQGVCIGNEAVWTREPVAPGEALLGMDLVRLGLERGGSARAALTVITDLLEQHGQGGQCREDPEPFSYHNTFLLVDRHEAWVLETAGRFWVAQKVSEGVKNISNQLTISTDISAEHPELRSVAQAQGWWDGQGDFNFSQTFSPENPPARMELAKQRYKGGTALIQQHNGSMTAEVMMSILRDKPSGICMDSGGFCTTGSMVSVLPRDTNLPCIHFFTATPDPSRSIFKPFIFSDCPTRVLRVVSPQFGPDDPVRKQPRFQSRVDRRHDLYKAHQVARSNMESKPDEGLAVYDILRDLESQCLSEISAMLNGEIPGDELGDLFFDCVDTEIKFYQ, from the exons GATGGCAGAGCCCCCCATGTCATGTGACTGTTTTGTGTCCTTGCCCCCTGGCTCTCGGGATGACCATGTCATTTTTGGGAAGAACTCGGACCGTCCCCGGGATGAGGTGCAGGAGGTCGCCTACTATCCTGGGACATCAAATCCTCCAGGCTCCATGCTGGAG tgTACGTTCATCCAAATCCCTCAGGTAGAGCAGACTCATGCTGTCGTCCTCAGCAAACCTGCCTGGATGTGGGGCGCCGAGATGGGAGCAAATGACCAAGGAGTGTGTATTGGTAATGAGGCGGTCTGGACCAGAGAGCCCGTGGCCCCCGGAGAGGCTCTGCTGGGCATGGACCTGGTTCG GCTTGGGCTGGAGCGTGGCGGCAGCGCCCGGGCAGCGCTGACGGTGATCACCGACCTCCTGGAGCAGCACGGCCAGGGGGGGCAGTGCAGGGAAGATCCTGAGCCCTTCAGCTACCACAACACCTTCCTCCTGGTGGACCGCCATGAGGCCTGGGTGCTGGAGACTGCTGGAAGGTTCTGGGTGGCGCAAAAAGTGTCAG AGGGCGTAAAGAACATCTCCAACCAGTTGACGATTAGTACAGACATCTCAGCCGAGCATCCAGAGCTGCGGAGCGTGGCCCAGGCTCAGGGCTGGTGGGACGGCCAAGGAGACTTCAACTTTTCTCAGACTTTTAGCCCAGAGAACCCTCCTGCTAGGATGGAGTTAGCCAAGCAGCGCTACAAAGGCGGCACTGCATTAATCCAACAGCACAATG GCTCAATGACAGCAGAGGTGATGATGTCCATTCTGAGGGACAAACCCAGTGGGATCTGCATGGACTCTGGGGGCTTTTGTACTACAGGCAGCATGGTGTCTGTCCTACCTCGAGACACGAACCTGCCctgcattcacttcttcactgcCACCCCCGACCCATCGAG GTCCATATTCAAGCCTTTTATCTTCTCGGATTGTCCCACCCGAGTGCTGAGGGTGGTCTCCCCACAGTTTGGCCCCGACGACCCCGTCAGGAAGCAGCCGCGTTTCCAGAGCCGGGTGGACCGCAGACACGACCTGTACAAGGCCCACCAGGTGGCGCGGAGCAACATGGAGAGCAAGCCG GATGAAGGTCTAGCCGTCTACGACATCCTGAGAGACCTGGAGTCACAGTGTCTGAGTGAGATATCAGCCATGCTCAACGGGGAGATACCAGGAGACGAGCTGGGGGACCTGTTCTTTGACTGTGTGGACACAGAGATTAAGTTCTACCAGTGA